TTCATCCTTGAGCTCATCATCAGCAACTCTCTTCCCTTGTTTGACTTTCTGCTTCAAACAATCCATAATGCAAAGAAACTGCTTGTGCTTGTGTTTGTGCTTGGAACATGAAAGATCCTTTTATAATCTAATTAAATATCTCCCCATCGGAAGTGGTTATGAGGAATTAATGTTTACAGGTGGCTGTGGGTACGTTGGGATCATTAATATCTCCTTAAATAGGTGTCTACagtaataaatattaatattaatattaataaatatctcatgaaataaaatagttttaaatcacttttttttttttttttttttttttgtctatgaaatgCAAAGCCAATCGCATTCTAAGTATAAGTGAAAATGCGATtagtaaaatcaaataattaccTTCATTTTTTCTATTCGTTTTCAAAAACGATTAGCAATTAGAACAGTTATGGGAAACTAATTTCAACCTAACTACCTAAGTCTAAGTCAAgaaaggtataaagtttgaacaaTTGACTGGTCTCCTTTAAAGATAGGTAGAAGGGTAGCTTTCTTGTAGGAGTAATTACAAACATctcttagaaaaagaaaaataaaaaagtttttaaaatcggAGAGTTGAAAGTCTGGCTCTGTTTGGCATTGGCCTAGAAttatagcaaaaattgattgatatgaaaaaaataataataataataataataaagaatgtttggtaagaaaaatttaaaatatatatatatatatatattttgtagtaatttttttatttaaataatagtaataaattgtttgatatAAATAGTAACTGGGAGCTAAAAAGGTTAAAAGTAGTAGTACGAATGAAGCGAGAGTGACGGGTGCCGTTTGAGGTAGGGTGGCGGCTTTCCTGTGGCCTAGGCATTTACTTTCTTACAAACAGGCCCAGGACCAGGCCCAACTAAAAGAGCCCTAGGCCCAAAGCTTCCCTCAACACTCTGTGCTCCCTCACTGAGCTACAAAGCAAAAGCAACTTCGAGTTCGTTGTGAACAAAATCAATGGAGGGCAAGCGGAGCAAAAAGCGAAAGAGAGCGAAACGCCTGAAATTTcagaaggagaaggaaaatTCTCCGGCGGTTGAAGAAATCAATGAAcgcaaagaagaagaagaagaagagtctTCTGATTGTGCTTTTGCCAAGCGCACAAAATCGTAGGGCCTCTCCAAATCCTCCACCTTTCTCGAGAAGGTACGTATTTTATTATCATTGTTACTTCGAATTCatcgaaaataataaatattaatattaatattaataaataaataaatatctcatgaaataaaatagttttaaatcacatttttttttgtccattaAATTGCAAAGCCAAACGCATTCTAATAGGTGAAAATGCGATTATGATTAGCGATTATTGACAAAAATCTTTAACCACACTCATTTATGCTATTAGTAAAATCAAATAACCACTTCATTTTTTCTATTCGTCTTTAAAAACGATTAGCAATTAAAACAGTTACTGGCAACTAATTTCAACTTAACTACCTAAGTCTAAGACAAGAAAGTACAAAGTACGAACAATTGACTGGTCTCCTTTAAAAATAGGGTAGAAGGATAGCTTTCTTGTGGGAGTAATTACAAACGTctcttagaagaaaaaagaaaaaaaaaaaaaaaaatttaaaatacagGGAGTTAAAAGTCGGGTTCTGTTTGGCATTGGCttaaaattatagtaaaaattgattgatatgaaaaaaataataaagaatgtttgataagaaaaattaaaaaatatatatatattttgtaataatttttttatttaaataattgtaaaaaaatgtttgatataatgtaaaaaataaaaatattttttgctatAAATAGTAGCTGGCCACTGCGATCGGAGCTAAAAAGGTTAAAAGTAATAGTACCAAGGAAGTGACCGAGTGACGTCCTGACGGATGCCGTTTGAGGTAGGGTGGCGGCTTTTCTGTGGCCTAGGGCATTGACTTTCTTACAAACAGGCCCAGGACCAGGCCCAGGCCTAGGCCCAACTAAAAGAGGCCTAGTAGTTGAGCTGGCCACTGCGATCGGAGCTAAAAAGGTTAAAAGTAGTAGTACGAATGAAGTGACCGAGTGACGGCCTGACGGGTGCCGTTTGAGGTAGGGTGGCGGCTTTCCTGTGGCCTAGGGCATTCACTTTCTTACAAACAGGCCCAGGACCAGGCCCAGGCCTAGGCCCAACTAAAAGAGCTGCGTCTTCAGTGATAAAAGAGCCCTAGGCCCAAAGCTTCCCTGAACACTCTGTGCTCCCTCACTGAGCTGCAAAGCAAAAGCAACTTCGAGTTCGTTGTGAACACAATCAATGGAGGGCAAGCGGAGCAAAAAGCGAAAGAGAGCGAAACGCCTGAAATTTCAGAAGGAGAAGGACAATTCTCCGGCGGTTGAAGAAATCGATGAAcgcaaagaagaagaagaagaagaagaagaagaagaagaagagtctTCTGATTGTGCTTTTGCCAAGCGCACAAAATCGCAGGGCCTCTCCAAATCCTCCACCTTTCTCGAGAAGGTACGTATTTTATTATCATTGTTACTTCGAATTCATCGAAAAGCCATGTGCTTTctcaaaaaactattttacatttgaattattattcaattattatGATTGTTATTGGTATTGAtcattattattagtattttgaATAATTGGCAGATGAAGGCAAAGTTATCAGGAGGGCATTTCAGGATGCTTAACGAGAAGCTCTACACTTGCACGTAAAATTATGCAATTTCTACTGTTCACTGCTTGACAATAGCATTGGTTATAATTCTGGGGCGTTCTTTGTTTCTTACAAGgtcttccatttttttatttaagccattttgttttatttttcatcagTGGAAAAGAAGCGCTTGAGTATTTCAAAGAGGACCCACAATTGTTTAATGTGGTAAGTGATGTTCCTTTtattgggttttcaattttattcttaTGAAGTTAGGTTTGCAAAGAATATGTGGAGCACAAGAATATTGAAttgcaaattatatcaaaaggtAGTCTTTTATATAGTAGAGTCTTGAGCTTAGATGACCAGCATTGGTAACTGTAATACCAAAAAATCTATtacagtgtgtgtgtgtgtgtgtccgTGCAGTGATGATTCATGTTATTAATTGGAAAATCGTTAGCTTCAAAACCTGTTAAGCGTCATATGTGGTTGCCTCAATGCCGTATGATACAACTGTTCCTTTGGCACAGCTCTATACAGCAAATTGGGTCTTAGTTGTTAACCAGGATTTCTCATATTTCAGAgccattttgatctttttgtgaATGCACTGTGTAGATTATGAGTCTAAGATAATGAGGATCCAAATTGAATCCAGATGGagacttcaaaatttaaattctatCCAGATGGAGACTTCGAAATTTAAATTCTATCCAGATGAAGAATAGAATTTTAGGTGTTTAAGAGTAATTAATTACCTATAATAGTGGAAAGATTCCTGGTGAGGTTGATGGCTGTTGTACCACCCACTATGCCCGTAAGGCCAAGCTTAGTTGCTATTCCGCTAATGCTTTGGATGGAAATCCCTCAAAGATGCCCGTAAATTACCTGGGTATTGTTGAATTATGTTTTGAATATTCATATCACTATTTTACCTTTTGAATCTCACTATACCTGTAGTTGCTTTGTTTCTCCATTTGTTCCACAAAAACTTGAGCATAAAAGACATTTTCGAATAAGACTATTTGGATGACTTTTTTTATCTTGACAAGCTGGGTCTAAACTTATGTCTTACTTACCTGGCCAGTATCATGCAGGATATCAAGAGCAAATGTCTCATTGGCCAGAACAGCCGGTTAATATAATTATAGAATGGCTAAAGGATCACAGCCCTTCATTGGTTGTAGCTGATTTTGGCTGTGGTGAGAGGTTActaaactctttttctttttgtttggtgcTAATTATTGCAATGAAAATGTACTGAACATTCAGATTGTAATCAAGTCTTTAAAGCTTGCCAATATGTTCTTTTGGCCATCATTTTGTTACCTTGTATCAGGGGATGCACGCCTTGCAAAAAATGTGAAGAATAAAGTATTCTCCTTTGATCTTGTCGCAAATGATCCTTCAGTAATTGCTTGTGACATGTCCAAGGTATGTGCTTTCAATTTACTTGTATCAGGAATATCATAAAGAATTACTATATTTGTTGTATTTCATACTTGAGTATCGTTATATTGATAATTTTGGTATAAGCCTTATAACATTGTGCACTTATCTTTCCAGTTTTGACACTCATTATATAAGCCTCATAACACACTTGAGCTGTATATTGCATTCAATTTTGACCTTTTTGTTGGGTGTTTTTCACTTCAAAATTGTTGAAGGGACACCTATTGATGATTATTTAGTAAGAATTTTGTCAGTTTGATTCACTCTAGGACATGGTCATGCCATATGGCTGCTAGCAGTTACCAAACCTGAGATGTAAGTTTTATATGTTTTAGAAAACTGGATGGTTCTTTTACCGTCTCATTAGGTGTAATGTGCATTTCATTATGTTTAACAGCTAATGGTACATCTTAAGGTTCAGATACTCTTTGTCTGGCTAATTGTTGGGTTATCATAGGCAGGTGTCTGAGCGTAGGATGTATTATTAGAATTGTGAAGCCAGAAAACTATTACTCAAAACACATCCATACAGCTATTACTCCTAAAAATTATAGTTCCATTATGATAAATTGATCTCCTTTGAATCAATTAAGCAACAGAAGGTTGTGATTGAGTAAGAGAATGGGTAATGCAGCCCTTACGTTCATGTGTGGGTCATGTATAGTGCGCTTCTGATAGTATGAGGCATACGCTTCAGTCGCCTCAATATACCCATGATGTTGGTGATTGTGCACTATAGTGATATGAGACCTTACCctcttttattttacaaaaatttgaagCAAGAAATCACGAATGATCTAGAATTGAAAGGTTTTGTTTCAGAATGTTTATAAACAAGTTGCAGGAAGCCCTCACCTTGCTTaaattttttgtgctttttggCAGACACCCCTTGACTCTTCAGTCATCGATGTTGCTGTTTTTTGCCTCTCGCTTATGGGGACTAACTTAGCAAGTTTCCTCAAGGAAGCACATAGAGTTCTTAAGCCATGGTTTGCACCCTATTTTTTTCTAAAGCTTACACATCCCACGATTTGTTTTCAGTTAAGCATATCACTTATGCTGGTTCTTTGCAGTGGCTGGCTTTTGATAGCAGAAGTAAAGAGCAGGTTTGATCCTAATACTGGAGGAGCAGACCCAAAAAAGTTCTCAAAAGCCGTCTGTGAGCTAGGATTTACCTCTGTATTTAAGGTATATTCGTGTTCCTCTCATATATTTGCCTGATAAATTGAATCTTTGTGCTAACTGATATGTATATTTGCAGGACTTCTCGAATAagatgtttattttattatacttCAAGAAAAAGGTACATGGCTTGTTGCTAATAGTTCTCCGAATTGTTTAAGAAAGATATCTGCTTAGGAGCAGTAAATTGTGTTTTGCTTATTACCAATTTATCCATCGTTCTTTCTGTAGGATAAGCAAACTTTAAACAGGAAGGAAATTGAATGGCCTCAGCTGAAACCTTGTTTGTACAAGCGCCGCTGACATtgaagccattttttttttctttatctcctCCCATGGCCGAGTGCAAAACTTTAACAGAGTTAATGTATCATTTactatttttatatatgtatattaaatcTTTCTTCAgtttcaatacttttttttttttaactgtcaAGATTTTGCATTTGGCAACATATTATGAACCGAGTAGCAAATCCCATATTCATTTGGCAACATATACacagaaagaaaaaggtttaTGAATCGAAGCCATTATTTGTTTCTCAAACTAAATGTAAGACATGAAAGTGCTCCAATTCCACTATACGAAATTTGCAAGGAATTAGACAAGACATATCAAGAGCAGAGGTCCCTTGTCGCCCCCTCCTTGCTAAGCGGTCAGAAGCAGCAGCACTCCTCCAACACACAGCAGCAACAAAGTGTAGCTAAACTGTAAATGTGAACCAAAAAAGGTGAAGGAACTATCATGTGGAAATATTAAACAATAGGCTAATCAcattaaaacataaacatatctAGATTAAGAGGATTGGGGCTCAATTCAATGAAGTGCTTATTGATTCCAATTAGCGAGTGATGCAAACTTTGTCTATAATTTACCATTAAAAACCGGCTTGTTTAAGATTACACTTAAACCACATGAGACACTTAAGAGTGTAATATACTACCACGCCCCACAGCCAATGTCTACAGTGGCTCACCATGACCTGACCACGAAGTTACAACCTATTCGATCTCATACTTGATGTAATggctggctctgataccaaaaaatacaaaccttaagtaaaatttgaaaatcGAATTGCAAGTGGAAGGTGCccaaaaatttatatacatgCTATTAAGATTGTATTTAAGTCATATGAGACACTTAGAATTATACATAGAGTTGTGCCCCCTTGCTTAAGATCTAATCAATAACAATTGAACATGATCGTCGACCGCTAAGGCTGTTTATTGTTTTGCCCAAGATTCTCGACCTTGTTGGTTCCAAGGCACGGGGACaaacaccaaattttttttgtcttttgttgcAACAGAGTGTATGTAGGTTCCTACATGCAAGCTTGGAAGGGTTGAAATAAAATAGTCCTCCAATTGGATGTCCAGAGTTTCTTCAGGAAAGAATTAATCAAGAATGAGTGATCCTGTGTATTAGTCCTTCAATGCAACTCCCACGGATAATATTACATACGCTTAACAAATAGCAAATCCCATattcatcaacaacaacaacaacaaaaaatggcAAATCCCAAGAGTTTATCAGACTATTGACCTAGGAGTACTCTCCAAAGGATCAGCCCCCAAATCATGCATGCAGGCTATAAGGAATGGGCTTTCTCAATAAATCCTTTGCTAATTGGGTTTCCAAATGGGTACGTTGGTTTGATTTCTAGACATATCCATGCTTGTTATCAAATCCTCCAAGGGAACAATTCATAACTATTCATCTCCACCTAGATCTTTCTTTTATTAGCCAGACTTTCAAACTTCGTGATCAAACTGGTTTGTATGAAATTAGCTACAATCCCAATTTAATATGCagaggcatatatatatatatatatcagcaaACAGCAACAGAAATTCACAAAGATATGTCATACACAACAAATTAAAACTCAAATCACCTCAgttatgtaaaaaataaaaaataaaaaaaataaataataataataataataaaataaataaataaaagccaCACCGGTAAGTAATTAATTTGTATTGATAGAGAGCACATACCAGCCTTTCAGAAATGAACAGCCACAGTCATCCTCGTACTGATGATGATATGGGTGGGAAGggggtggaggtggaggtggtggaGGGTACCCTTCATAGAAATACCCTTGATATCCTGCTGGTGGTGTTGGATGAGGATAGCttggtggtggtggcggtggtggtggaTAGCCTGGCTGTGGAGGATATGGAGGTGGATACCCTGAATTGCCTCGAGGGGGGTGAACCTCGTGAGAAATATGGTGGTAACTCATTCCTTCCTTGACTGTCAAAGAGTGTAATGAGAAGTGTAGAGTGTTCCTGCTGTATATAGCCCCAGTGGCACTGCATCCATTTGCTACGTGCAGCACTTGTGGGAAATGGGAATCTCTTAGGAAGCTTCCCCTCTTGCTCTTATGTTGTCCAAAGAGTGCAACCTAATCCAAGTTTTAGTAAAAAGTCGGGGATCTCAAAGCCCCCAAGGCAGTAATACAACCACCTTTCAACAATAACATCTTGAGGCACCATCtttcccttcaatttttttttgtttgtttttaatcaATAGTGCAAGCAGGTAAAGGAGCTGGCGACATTCGGATAAATGTCTAAACCTCCAATGCCCCAAGTGGCTTTATCGGCAACTCTTGCGTGTAATC
This window of the Corylus avellana chromosome ca5, CavTom2PMs-1.0 genome carries:
- the LOC132182750 gene encoding ribosomal RNA-processing protein 8; protein product: MEGKRSKKRKRAKRLKFQKEKDNSPAVEEIDERKEEEEEEEEEEEESSDCAFAKRTKSQGLSKSSTFLEKMKAKLSGGHFRMLNEKLYTCTGKEALEYFKEDPQLFNVYHAGYQEQMSHWPEQPVNIIIEWLKDHSPSLVVADFGCGDARLAKNVKNKVFSFDLVANDPSVIACDMSKTPLDSSVIDVAVFCLSLMGTNLASFLKEAHRVLKPCGWLLIAEVKSRFDPNTGGADPKKFSKAVCELGFTSVFKDFSNKMFILLYFKKKDKQTLNRKEIEWPQLKPCLYKRR
- the LOC132182751 gene encoding protein CYSTEINE-RICH TRANSMEMBRANE MODULE 11-like, with translation MSYHHISHEVHPPRGNSGYPPPYPPQPGYPPPPPPPPSYPHPTPPAGYQGYFYEGYPPPPPPPPPSHPYHHQYEDDCGCSFLKGCLATLCCCCVLEECCCF